In Diorhabda carinulata isolate Delta chromosome 6, icDioCari1.1, whole genome shotgun sequence, a single genomic region encodes these proteins:
- the LOC130895721 gene encoding uncharacterized protein LOC130895721 — MITFTISFLLSFSIAKKKPKSKEKGSNKVKEKKGKDKITEKKPIETQSVEEPSTIEFNATNILSAVHIHYELIPNRCKYELDVVCWGPVAKILTNDNQILVYTVIRDDTIWIPIRMEHYVESLSIKEIKTFHNQIIEIHITNNIQKAPGLFKTENIVIQKDEIINEDQKFKCRDKFEYVIGDSDPANASRLSLEHYIRNIIIKCANFPKGETVSWLNDNNNFDIFYDVLKNFYAGKYIKINELIYPCSQIQIEDEEEPKSKSKNKKKQKPDKKSLKEKKKKTQDETKTRDKIIISIPAEIFFTEFSMGTFRVVSKNNFVDSAFVFVSANNLLSRAQKISLNPIVVKIFKIENLPADQLRKLGFESIFASYRISDILKCTTKEKPLSENIYFNEGHMHFMDYIPKIRLIESIQTNRFFVEIYGNKKIKKDNSNCDLFGHNFEDYNISRIGPAFEPFIEPVETNLPVLLAVSVFDISSIVANIWDFREIGQCHAPNLTLYTDSDYYTFRYTDTKNVNDINIIKDLVNTNEISEATFLEFGTTVSIEVYLMAPQAPSLVYHHVPETYKRLFFITDNKVFAEILFNQIFNHNSVFFSNKSEHDEVEMNKLDILTGFVLDNGNSYFFYVEGPSTGFILNLWHMIQESCPILNSRLALEQFSITGIRLTKGRVFFNTDNAFEKRLYPHFIFTGLYVIVLKIPLQQILAIPNVYCRKKTPRPCLNALSKLSLLFDSNHYQRILQQNLLPSRHELISMNLEWGVSTRWKEIVDY; from the coding sequence ATGATAACGTTCACTATATCATTCTTACTTTCGTTTTCTATTGCTAAAAAGAAaccaaaatcaaaagaaaaaggAAGTAACAAGGTTAAAGAGAAGAAAGGCAAAGATAAAATCACAGAGAAAAAGCCTATTGAAACACAAAGCGTGGAAGAACCATCAACAATAGAATTTAACGCAACAAATATATTATCTGCAGTTCATATACATTACGAATTAATCCCTAATCGATGTAAATATGAGTTAGATGTGGTTTGTTGGGGACCAGTAGCAAAAATCCTGACAAACGATAACCAGATTCTTGTTTATACAGTTATTAGAGATGACACAATATGGATACCAATTCGCATGGAGCACTACGTCGAATCTTTATCTATTAAGGAGATTAAAACCTTCCATAATCAAATAATCGAAATCCATATCACAAACAACATACAAAAAGCACCCGGATTAttcaaaacagaaaatattgtgatacaaaaagatgaaataattaacgaagatcaaaaattcaaatgcaGAGACAAATTCGAGTATGTTATAGGAGATTCGGATCCTGCTAACGCATCAAGATTATCACTAGAAcattatattagaaatataattattaaatgtgCGAATTTTCCGAAAGGTGAAACAGTTTCTTGGCTAAATGacaataataatttcgatatattttaCGATGTGTTGAAAAACTTTTACGCTGgtaagtatataaaaattaacgaaCTCATATATCCCTGTTCACAAATtcaaatagaagatgaagaagaacCTAAATCTAAGTctaagaataagaaaaaacaaaaacccGACAAGAAAAGCctcaaagaaaaaaagaaaaaaacacaagatGAAACGAAAACTAGAGATAAGATCATCATAAGCATTCCTGCAGAAATATTCTTCACGGAGTTTAGTATGGGCACTTTTCGCGTTGTAagcaaaaacaattttgttgatAGTGCCTTCGTTTTCGTTTCGGCTAACAATCTCTTATCAAGAGCtcagaaaatttcattaaatccAATTGTAGTTAAGatcttcaaaattgaaaatttaccaGCGGATCAGTTGAGAAAATTAGGCTTCGAAAGTATTTTTGCTTCATATCGCATTTCTGATATACTCAAATGTACAACTAAAGAAAAACCTTTAAGtgagaatatttatttcaatgaagGTCATATGCATTTTATGGATTACATACCAAAAATTAGATTGATAGAAAGCATACAAACCAATAgattttttgtggaaatttatgggaataagaaaattaaaaaagataattcaAATTGTGATTTATTCGGTCATAATTTCGAAGACTACAACATAAGCAGGATCGGACCAGCTTTCGAACCTTTTATCGAACCTGTCGAGACGAATTTACCAGTGCTTCTAGCTGTAAGCGTTTTTGATATCAGTTCGATAGTAGCAAACATTTGGGATTTTAGAGAAATAGGACAATGCCACGCTCCTAATTTAACTTTATACACCGATTCCGACTACTATACTTTTCGCTATActgatacaaaaaatgttaatgataTTAACATTATAAAAGACCTGGTTAATACAAATGAGATATCTGAAGCTACATTTTTAGAATTTGGTACCACTGTTTCTATCGAGGTTTATTTAATGGCACCACAAGCTCCTAGTCTGGTTTATCATCACGTTCCCGAAACATACAAAAGGCTTTTTTTCATCACAGATAATAAAGTTTTCGCAGAAATTTTGTTTAACCAAATATTCAATCATAATAGCGTTTTCTTCAGTAATAAATCTGAACACGATGAAGTAGAAATGAACAAGCTGGATATTCTCACCGGTTTCGTCTTAGATAATGGcaatagttattttttctatGTAGAAGGTCCATCAACTGGattcattttgaatttatgGCATATGATACAAGAGTCTTGTCCTATTTTGAATTCGAGACTGGctttagaacaattttcaattactGGAATTCGTTTAACTAAAGGAAGAGTTTTTTTCAACACAGATAACGCATTTGAAAAAAGACTATATCCACATTTTATATTTACCGGATTGTACgtcattgttttgaaaatacctTTACAACAAATTTTAGCTATTCCAAATGTATACTGCAGGAAAAAAACTCCAAGACCTTGTTTGAACgctttatcaaaattatcattGTTATTCGATTCAAATCATTATCAAAGAATTTTGCAACAAAACTTACTGCCCTCACGTCATGAGCTGATAAGTATGAATTTAGAATGGGGAGTTTCTACAAGATGGAAAGAAATTGtcgattattga